A region from the Muribaculum gordoncarteri genome encodes:
- a CDS encoding glycoside hydrolase family 97 protein, with product MNRILAILSIALLITSCAGTPHLTSPNGKIALDINQDSTTTLTVKYVNGNISENLFTISSLGVMTSDSANVSNNFSLKKTTPGVKSEYTMLTGKKSVCTNEYNEYEFASTDIEGVSMILRIYNDGVTLRYVTTPDSPIVGEITQYTIDADKKRWMQQYDPGYERFFPEQTGHDQKHNRWGYPALVEFNDSTWGLFTEAAIEKENCASLLKATDNESEYAVEWASSASCTATPWRVVIIGSLNNIVESTLVTDVSPEARIDTSWIEPGVASWIYWAYNHGSKDYQILKQYIDLADTLNLPYTLIDAEWDEMSNGGDINDVAAYAASKGVKPLIWYNSSTGWINGAPGPKFRLNKPEDREKEFAWLEDNGFAGVKIDFFPGDGQETMSYYIDLLESAAKHHLLVNFHGATVPRGWQRTYPNLMSVEGVYGAEWYNNAPILTNRAAAHNATLPFTRNVIGPMDYTPCTFSDSQHPHITSHGHELALTVLFESGIQHLADRPESYLAQPAEVLEFFSTLPSTWDETKLLAGYPGNHTVIARRKGNDWYIAGINGTDEPMEVTPDYSHVNKGEISGIMFTDSGNPDSPWSISTVTSLPEKINMQPRGGFVIKVQ from the coding sequence ATGAACCGCATTCTCGCCATTCTGTCGATAGCACTCCTGATTACAAGCTGCGCCGGCACACCACATCTTACCTCGCCCAACGGTAAGATAGCCCTTGACATCAACCAAGATTCTACGACCACGTTGACCGTTAAATATGTCAACGGCAACATTTCAGAAAATCTGTTCACGATATCGTCATTAGGAGTAATGACCTCCGACAGCGCAAATGTCAGCAACAACTTTTCATTAAAAAAGACAACGCCCGGCGTAAAGAGCGAATACACAATGCTCACCGGCAAGAAGAGCGTGTGCACCAACGAGTACAACGAATATGAGTTTGCATCCACCGACATCGAGGGTGTATCGATGATACTGCGAATCTACAACGACGGCGTCACGTTGCGTTATGTCACCACGCCCGACTCACCCATCGTAGGTGAGATTACACAATACACAATCGACGCCGACAAGAAACGCTGGATGCAGCAGTATGACCCCGGCTACGAGCGCTTCTTCCCCGAGCAGACGGGACATGACCAAAAGCACAACCGCTGGGGCTACCCCGCTCTTGTAGAGTTCAACGACAGCACCTGGGGACTATTCACCGAGGCGGCCATCGAAAAAGAGAACTGCGCTTCGCTGCTGAAAGCCACCGACAACGAGTCGGAGTATGCCGTAGAGTGGGCATCGTCAGCCTCATGCACCGCCACCCCCTGGCGAGTTGTGATAATAGGCAGCCTCAACAACATCGTTGAGTCGACGCTCGTGACCGATGTGAGCCCCGAGGCACGCATCGACACCTCATGGATTGAGCCGGGAGTGGCCTCATGGATATATTGGGCCTACAACCACGGATCGAAAGACTATCAGATTCTGAAACAATACATCGACCTCGCCGACACGCTCAACCTCCCCTATACGCTCATTGACGCCGAATGGGACGAGATGTCAAACGGAGGCGACATAAATGATGTTGCGGCCTACGCAGCCTCAAAAGGTGTAAAACCGCTGATATGGTACAACTCAAGCACCGGATGGATCAACGGAGCCCCCGGCCCGAAATTCAGACTCAACAAGCCCGAAGACCGCGAAAAAGAGTTTGCATGGCTTGAGGATAACGGCTTTGCCGGAGTCAAAATCGACTTCTTCCCCGGCGACGGCCAGGAAACCATGAGCTACTACATCGACCTGCTCGAAAGCGCGGCAAAGCATCATCTGCTCGTAAACTTTCACGGAGCTACAGTGCCTCGCGGATGGCAGCGCACCTACCCCAACCTGATGTCGGTAGAGGGTGTGTACGGAGCCGAGTGGTACAACAACGCCCCCATACTTACCAATCGTGCGGCCGCACATAACGCCACACTCCCCTTCACCCGCAATGTCATAGGCCCGATGGACTATACACCTTGCACATTCTCGGATTCGCAACATCCCCACATCACCAGCCACGGCCACGAGCTGGCGCTGACAGTGCTCTTTGAATCGGGAATACAGCATCTGGCCGACCGTCCCGAAAGCTACCTCGCACAACCTGCCGAAGTGCTCGAATTCTTCTCGACGCTGCCGTCGACATGGGACGAAACCAAGCTGCTCGCAGGCTATCCCGGCAACCACACCGTGATAGCGCGCCGAAAAGGCAACGACTGGTACATCGCGGGCATCAACGGAACCGACGAACCGATGGAAGTGACACCCGACTATTCGCACGTCAATAAAGGCGAGATAAGCGGCATAATGTTCACCGACAGCGGCAATCCCGACAGCCCTTGGTCGATAAGCACCGTAACCTCACTCCCTGAAAAGATAAATATGCAACCGAGAGGCGGATTCGTAATAAAAGTACAGTAA
- a CDS encoding glycoside hydrolase family 31 protein has product MIRTLISCLIVLCATAAAPAKDNQAIIPFQEGSIRLTFLNDNAVRVEYAKEFSDTLPEWIYVNESPRIGKLNKTELQNGITRISAGKIKADIDRNKRAVTITDAQGRPVFTTRDITLYSTDNPDGTRDTGAQLSWDNSADEHLYGLGQFQDGFTDIKGLSRRLTQVNTQISIPFILSNKGYGILWNNYGLTEYNPGSTTVTLSRSEKAGAAREVNITTTEGARMEVRRDNTFTGVIDIPESGDYSILLDVGQKMARRHNLTIDGKTIMDQRNLWLPPTSSSIVTLTKGKHELSANLERGDNPTVTLKKLDGTSTLRSPMPAKADFTVFTGTPDEIIASFRSATGHAPMMPEWALGYIHCRERFHSQDELLSNAAEFRKREIPVDVIVQDWQYWGKHGWNSMQFDEDAYPDPKAMVDSLHGMDMRLMLSVWSKIDKNSPVGKEADAKGYYIPGSDWIDFFNPEASQFYWNNFSKRLLMPYEIDAWWQDATEPENDDLEGRRVMNGRYRGELFRNVYPLLVNRTVYEGCRTDMPQKRTMILTRCGFPGIQRYGAAMWTGDVGNDWETFRRQIASGLSMAASGMPWWTYDAGGFFRPGDQYTNDDYIQRMIRWIQAGTFMPLMRVHGFTSETEPWRYGAEAERIIGNAIKWRYRLLPYIYSLSHKVSSEGYTMMRPLVFDYPDDKNALAVKHDYMLGGNLLILPVTEPSITSRTAYLPAAKGGWYDLYDNSHLDGGREHNINVTMENIPVYVKAGSILPMSHDKQYTGDLKDEPLEIAIYTGNDGEFSLYEDEGDNYNYENGACSTIDMKWNDKSRTLEIASRKGSYPGMNKNRKFNITVNGQPSRTIDYNGNKTTLKL; this is encoded by the coding sequence ATGATAAGAACACTTATATCGTGCTTGATTGTGCTATGTGCGACAGCTGCAGCCCCGGCCAAAGACAACCAAGCCATTATCCCGTTTCAAGAAGGGTCGATAAGACTGACATTCCTGAATGACAATGCGGTAAGAGTGGAATACGCCAAAGAGTTCAGCGACACTCTCCCCGAATGGATCTACGTTAACGAATCGCCCCGCATAGGCAAGCTCAACAAAACCGAACTGCAAAACGGAATCACGCGCATATCGGCCGGCAAAATCAAGGCCGACATCGACCGCAACAAACGAGCCGTCACCATAACCGACGCACAGGGCCGACCCGTGTTCACGACGCGTGACATCACTCTATATTCAACCGACAACCCCGACGGAACGCGTGACACAGGCGCACAATTGTCATGGGACAACAGTGCCGACGAGCATCTTTACGGACTCGGACAATTCCAGGACGGATTCACCGACATAAAGGGATTGTCACGCCGCCTCACCCAGGTCAACACACAGATATCGATACCCTTCATACTGTCAAACAAGGGTTACGGCATACTGTGGAACAACTACGGACTCACCGAATACAATCCCGGCTCCACCACCGTGACACTGTCACGCAGCGAAAAGGCCGGAGCCGCCCGCGAGGTCAACATCACGACCACTGAAGGCGCACGCATGGAAGTGCGTCGCGACAACACGTTTACCGGCGTAATCGACATTCCCGAGAGCGGCGACTACTCGATACTGCTCGATGTGGGACAAAAGATGGCCCGCCGTCACAATCTGACAATCGACGGCAAAACGATAATGGACCAGCGTAACCTTTGGCTTCCTCCCACATCATCGTCCATCGTCACGCTCACAAAGGGAAAGCATGAACTGTCGGCCAACCTTGAACGCGGCGACAACCCCACCGTGACATTGAAGAAGCTCGACGGCACATCGACATTGCGCTCACCCATGCCCGCCAAAGCCGACTTCACCGTATTCACCGGCACGCCCGACGAAATCATAGCCTCATTCCGCTCGGCCACAGGTCACGCACCCATGATGCCGGAGTGGGCGCTCGGCTACATCCACTGCCGCGAACGCTTCCACTCACAGGACGAACTGCTCTCCAACGCCGCCGAATTCCGCAAGCGCGAAATTCCGGTCGATGTCATAGTACAGGACTGGCAATATTGGGGCAAGCACGGATGGAACTCAATGCAATTTGACGAAGATGCATATCCCGACCCCAAAGCCATGGTCGACAGTCTGCACGGAATGGACATGAGGCTGATGCTCTCGGTGTGGTCGAAAATCGACAAGAACTCACCCGTGGGAAAAGAGGCCGATGCCAAAGGCTACTACATCCCCGGCTCCGACTGGATCGACTTCTTCAACCCCGAAGCGTCGCAATTCTACTGGAACAACTTCAGCAAGCGACTCCTGATGCCCTACGAAATCGACGCATGGTGGCAGGACGCCACCGAGCCTGAAAACGACGACCTTGAAGGCCGCCGTGTAATGAACGGACGTTACCGCGGCGAATTGTTCAGAAACGTATATCCCCTGCTTGTCAACCGCACGGTATATGAAGGCTGTCGCACCGACATGCCCCAAAAGCGTACAATGATACTCACCCGCTGCGGATTTCCCGGCATACAGCGTTACGGAGCCGCAATGTGGACCGGCGATGTGGGCAACGACTGGGAAACATTCCGCCGGCAGATTGCAAGCGGACTCTCAATGGCGGCTTCGGGAATGCCCTGGTGGACCTACGATGCAGGCGGATTCTTCCGTCCCGGCGACCAGTACACCAACGACGACTACATACAGCGCATGATACGCTGGATCCAGGCAGGAACATTCATGCCGCTGATGCGCGTGCACGGATTCACGAGCGAAACCGAACCGTGGCGTTACGGAGCCGAAGCCGAACGCATAATAGGCAATGCCATCAAGTGGCGTTACAGGCTGCTGCCCTACATCTACTCGTTGTCACACAAGGTGAGCAGCGAAGGCTACACGATGATGCGTCCGCTCGTATTTGACTACCCCGACGACAAGAATGCACTTGCCGTAAAGCATGACTACATGCTCGGCGGCAACCTGCTCATACTTCCCGTTACGGAACCTTCGATAACATCACGCACCGCCTATCTGCCCGCAGCCAAAGGCGGATGGTACGACCTTTACGACAACTCGCACCTTGACGGAGGCCGTGAGCACAACATCAATGTGACGATGGAGAACATCCCCGTCTACGTAAAGGCAGGAAGCATACTACCCATGTCGCACGACAAGCAGTACACCGGCGACCTGAAGGACGAGCCTCTTGAAATAGCGATATACACCGGAAACGACGGAGAGTTCTCGCTCTATGAAGACGAAGGCGACAACTACAACTACGAAAATGGAGCCTGCAGCACCATCGACATGAAGTGGAACGACAAGTCACGCACACTGGAGATAGCGTCACGCAAGGGAAGCTATCCCGGCATGAACAAGAACCGCAAGTTCAACATAACGGTCAACGGCCAACCGTCACGCACAATAGACTATAACGGAAATAAAACGACATTAAAACTTTAA
- the rlmN gene encoding 23S rRNA (adenine(2503)-C(2))-methyltransferase RlmN gives METTIKKPLTGLTLEQLRNVAAECGMPSFAAKQMSQWLYEKRVTSIDEMTNLSKSARQRLSTDYCIGVTPPKAAAESSDGTVKYLFDGKGGRDIEAVYIPDKDRATLCVSSQAGCRMGCKFCMTGRQGFHGNLTACDIINQIIAIPQSRSLTNVVFMGMGEPMDNLPAVLQAIEVLTSPWGLAWSPKRITVSTIGKINEMKTLLDTTKVHLAVSLHSPYPEQRASLMPVERAYHSRDVIALLRQYDFAHQRRLSFEYIMWRGVNDSLRDADALARLLKGLDCRVNLIRFHAIPDSDLSTSSTDTMTAFRDRLNEHGVTATIRASRGEDIAAACGMLAGKARKEQ, from the coding sequence ATGGAAACGACAATCAAAAAACCGCTTACCGGACTGACCCTCGAACAACTCCGTAACGTAGCCGCTGAATGCGGAATGCCGTCATTTGCCGCAAAGCAGATGTCACAATGGCTCTACGAGAAACGCGTCACATCGATCGACGAGATGACCAACCTGTCGAAAAGCGCCCGTCAACGCCTCTCAACCGACTACTGCATAGGCGTAACGCCCCCCAAAGCGGCGGCCGAATCATCGGACGGCACGGTCAAGTACCTGTTTGACGGAAAAGGAGGTCGTGACATAGAAGCAGTCTACATTCCCGACAAGGATCGCGCCACACTGTGCGTGTCGTCACAGGCGGGATGCCGCATGGGATGCAAATTCTGCATGACAGGCCGACAGGGTTTCCACGGCAACCTGACGGCGTGTGACATCATCAACCAAATCATAGCGATACCCCAAAGCCGGTCGCTCACCAATGTCGTATTCATGGGTATGGGCGAACCGATGGATAATCTGCCCGCCGTGCTTCAGGCAATCGAGGTGCTCACATCGCCCTGGGGACTGGCATGGAGCCCGAAGCGCATAACCGTGTCGACCATCGGCAAAATAAACGAGATGAAAACACTGCTCGACACCACCAAGGTGCATCTTGCCGTGAGCCTCCACTCCCCCTATCCCGAGCAACGGGCATCGCTCATGCCTGTAGAACGCGCCTATCACTCACGCGATGTCATCGCGCTGTTGCGACAATATGACTTCGCCCACCAGCGCCGACTCTCATTCGAGTACATCATGTGGCGCGGTGTAAACGACAGCCTGCGTGACGCCGACGCTCTCGCACGACTGCTTAAAGGACTTGACTGCCGCGTCAACCTCATCCGCTTCCACGCCATACCCGACAGCGACCTGAGCACATCATCGACCGACACGATGACCGCCTTCCGCGACAGGCTCAACGAACACGGCGTAACGGCAACCATACGCGCATCACGAGGCGAGGACATAGCCGCCGCCTGCGGAATGCTCGCCGGAAAGGCTCGTAAAGAGCAATAA
- a CDS encoding DUF2851 family protein: MERLMQYVWQHRLWPVKDMFTVDGHRVHVIDPGCLNHDSGPDFFNAKIRIGDEMWAGDVEIHVRASDWHRHGHDGDKAYDSVILHVVSKDDAPVRRSDGNVIPQMKMSCSPSFNESYRRLVASAADDLPCHEEFKTIDNVRLYSWLDNLAYERLYNKSERINRYLSRFSGDWESTCYVTLARALGFGVNSEPFERLALSVPLRFVGKHSDSALSIEALLFGQSGLLDEVGDGDSYVELLKKEYDYLARKFSLERQPRLGWKMSRMRPANFPHRRIAFLAAMLFGGFRLMSRIVDAGNLAQAYKLFEVELVGYWASHYTFNGSLEAARSVALSRGSITVLIINVVVPLLYAYGLSLDDKSMTDRAVAMLQEMKPESNSVVAMFVGAGVKCDDAFTSQALIQLRREYCEARKCLYCRVGHRMLSRSVKA, encoded by the coding sequence ATGGAAAGACTGATGCAATACGTATGGCAGCATCGGCTGTGGCCCGTTAAGGATATGTTTACAGTCGATGGCCATCGTGTGCATGTCATAGACCCGGGTTGCCTGAATCATGATTCCGGGCCCGATTTTTTCAATGCAAAGATTCGCATAGGCGATGAAATGTGGGCGGGTGATGTGGAAATCCATGTGAGGGCAAGCGACTGGCACCGTCACGGACATGACGGCGACAAGGCTTACGATTCGGTGATACTTCATGTCGTTTCCAAGGATGATGCGCCGGTGAGGCGGAGCGACGGGAATGTGATACCTCAGATGAAAATGTCATGTTCGCCTTCGTTCAACGAGAGTTACAGGCGATTGGTGGCTTCGGCGGCCGACGACCTTCCATGCCATGAAGAGTTCAAGACCATCGACAATGTGCGGCTGTACTCATGGCTCGACAATCTCGCCTATGAGCGTCTTTACAATAAGAGCGAGCGCATCAACCGTTACCTGTCGCGATTCTCGGGCGACTGGGAGTCGACATGCTATGTGACCCTTGCGCGCGCACTTGGCTTCGGGGTTAACAGTGAGCCGTTTGAGAGGCTTGCGTTAAGCGTTCCGTTGCGTTTCGTGGGCAAGCACAGCGACTCGGCATTGAGCATAGAGGCTCTGCTTTTCGGACAGTCGGGACTGCTTGACGAGGTAGGCGACGGTGACTCCTATGTGGAGCTGCTGAAAAAGGAGTATGACTATCTTGCCCGGAAATTCTCGCTCGAACGACAGCCGAGGCTCGGGTGGAAGATGTCGCGGATGCGTCCGGCCAATTTTCCCCACAGGCGCATTGCATTTCTTGCGGCAATGCTCTTTGGCGGATTCAGGCTGATGTCACGCATTGTGGATGCAGGGAATCTGGCGCAGGCCTATAAGCTATTTGAGGTTGAGCTTGTGGGTTACTGGGCGAGTCACTACACCTTCAACGGCTCTCTTGAGGCTGCACGCAGCGTGGCGTTGAGCCGAGGCTCGATAACGGTGCTTATAATAAATGTAGTGGTGCCGCTTCTCTATGCCTACGGGTTGTCGCTCGACGACAAGTCGATGACCGACAGGGCGGTCGCCATGTTGCAGGAGATGAAGCCCGAGAGCAACTCGGTGGTCGCGATGTTTGTAGGTGCCGGCGTAAAGTGTGACGATGCGTTCACCTCACAGGCGCTGATTCAGTTGCGTCGCGAGTACTGCGAGGCTCGCAAGTGCCTCTACTGCAGGGTGGGGCACAGGATGCTGTCACGTAGTGTAAAGGCTTGA
- a CDS encoding exo-beta-N-acetylmuramidase NamZ family protein: MYLCGMIISNIKRIVALLIFSALILSTSFIADAAEVTVGAARIDLYKPWLEGRRVALLSNHTGMVGSKHTLDLLLENGVNVVTLFSPEHGFRGTADAGQHVASSVDEVTGIPIASLYNGGKRGPSPEVMAGVDVILVDLQDVGTRFYTYYITMLEVMEAAARHGKSVIVLDRPNPLGMSVDGPVLDMKLRSGVGRLPIPVLHGLTLGEMAKMAVGEGWLPGASSLDLKVVPCKDYTHSTRYALPVAPSPNLRSMKAIYLYPSLCYFEGTTASVGRGTDMPFLVYGHPLMKARGFSFTPRSVPGAKNPPLRDKRCNGVDLREVDDDAAIDGGVDLSYIIDAYNSMTQGKSRFFNSFFDKLIGNTKIRPMIEAGRSADEIKATWRDEVAQFKKLRSRYLLYPEQ; encoded by the coding sequence ATGTATCTTTGTGGAATGATAATATCCAACATTAAAAGAATTGTCGCATTGCTGATTTTCTCGGCGCTTATTCTTTCTACCTCATTTATAGCCGATGCCGCTGAAGTGACTGTGGGCGCTGCGAGGATTGACCTTTACAAGCCTTGGCTTGAAGGGCGCCGGGTGGCGTTGCTGTCCAATCACACCGGCATGGTCGGCTCCAAGCACACTCTCGACCTCCTGCTCGAAAACGGTGTCAATGTGGTGACGCTCTTTTCGCCCGAACACGGATTCCGTGGTACTGCCGATGCCGGACAGCATGTGGCAAGCTCGGTTGACGAGGTGACGGGAATACCCATCGCGTCGCTGTATAACGGCGGAAAACGCGGCCCGTCGCCCGAGGTGATGGCCGGTGTCGATGTGATTCTTGTGGATCTTCAGGATGTGGGAACACGATTCTACACCTACTACATAACCATGCTTGAGGTAATGGAGGCGGCTGCCCGTCACGGCAAGAGCGTCATCGTGCTTGACCGTCCAAATCCGCTCGGAATGTCGGTCGACGGCCCGGTGCTTGACATGAAACTGCGTTCAGGCGTGGGACGACTTCCCATTCCGGTTCTGCACGGACTCACTCTCGGCGAGATGGCCAAGATGGCCGTAGGCGAGGGATGGTTGCCCGGTGCTTCAAGCCTTGACCTGAAGGTTGTGCCCTGCAAGGACTACACCCACTCGACACGTTATGCACTTCCCGTGGCTCCGTCGCCCAATCTGAGGAGCATGAAGGCCATATACCTTTATCCGTCGCTGTGTTACTTCGAGGGAACTACCGCCAGCGTGGGACGCGGAACCGATATGCCGTTCCTCGTTTACGGTCATCCGCTCATGAAGGCTCGTGGCTTCTCGTTTACGCCCCGTAGCGTGCCGGGTGCCAAGAATCCGCCTTTGCGCGACAAGCGGTGCAATGGCGTAGACCTGCGCGAGGTCGATGACGATGCTGCGATTGACGGCGGTGTCGACTTGTCGTACATAATCGATGCCTACAACTCGATGACACAGGGAAAATCACGTTTCTTCAACTCTTTTTTTGACAAACTAATAGGCAACACCAAGATTCGCCCGATGATAGAGGCCGGCCGAAGTGCCGATGAGATAAAGGCCACATGGCGCGACGAGGTGGCGCAGTTCAAGAAGCTGCGCAGCCGCTACTTGCTATATCCCGAACAATGA
- a CDS encoding sodium:solute symporter, which yields MTPTIVIITVLAYFAVLFGVSHLTSRNSDNASFFNGNRRAPWPLVAFAMVGAAISGVTFISVPGMVVDKGYSYLQMVLGFIVGYWVIAFVLVPLFYKRNLLSIYGYLGERFGSSTYRTGAWFFFVSKMLGAAVRFFVVCIVLQTLVCDPLGIPFVVNVAVTIAIVWLYTFRGGVKTLIWTDTLKSFCLIMSVVLCIWFIAQNLDLSWAGVVDSIGRHGSSRIFYFDDPSRGVYFWKQFLAGVFMAIAINGLDQDMMQRNLACRDSRQSQKNMIVSGVMQFFVIALFLVLGTLLVIYVESTPSLSMPEKSDELFGLVAAHESLPVAVGVLFILGLVSAAYSAAGSALTSLTTSFTVDILDASGMEESRLARVRKWVHIAMSATMGLVIVVFYMISEEDAISAVYTLASYTYGPILGLFVFGMFTKRPVNDRLVPVVCIAAPCLCWLVKYFLNESFGYEMSFELLIFNALLTAVGLSLLPGKASVSDIEAARESVSAE from the coding sequence ATGACCCCTACGATAGTTATAATAACCGTGCTGGCTTACTTCGCCGTTCTGTTTGGCGTAAGTCATCTCACATCCCGCAACAGTGACAACGCTTCGTTTTTCAACGGCAACAGGCGCGCCCCGTGGCCGTTGGTGGCTTTTGCCATGGTGGGTGCCGCCATATCGGGCGTAACGTTCATCAGCGTTCCAGGAATGGTGGTCGACAAAGGCTACAGCTACCTGCAGATGGTGCTCGGCTTCATCGTGGGCTACTGGGTGATAGCGTTTGTGCTTGTGCCGCTCTTCTACAAGCGCAACCTGTTGTCGATTTACGGTTATCTCGGCGAGCGTTTCGGTTCATCGACTTACCGTACCGGGGCATGGTTCTTCTTCGTTTCAAAGATGCTTGGCGCGGCGGTGAGGTTTTTTGTCGTGTGCATAGTGCTTCAGACTCTTGTGTGCGACCCTCTCGGTATTCCGTTTGTGGTCAATGTCGCCGTAACCATAGCCATTGTGTGGCTCTACACTTTCCGCGGAGGTGTCAAGACCCTGATATGGACCGATACCCTCAAGAGTTTCTGCCTTATAATGTCGGTGGTGCTGTGTATATGGTTCATAGCGCAGAACCTCGACCTGTCGTGGGCCGGTGTCGTCGATTCGATTGGTCGGCACGGCTCGTCACGCATCTTCTACTTCGACGATCCGTCACGCGGCGTCTACTTCTGGAAGCAGTTTCTTGCCGGAGTGTTCATGGCCATCGCCATAAACGGCCTTGACCAGGACATGATGCAGCGCAACCTTGCGTGCCGTGACTCGCGTCAGTCGCAGAAGAACATGATTGTGAGCGGTGTCATGCAGTTTTTTGTCATAGCCCTGTTTCTGGTGCTCGGAACTCTGCTTGTGATATATGTCGAGAGCACACCGTCGTTGTCGATGCCCGAGAAGAGCGATGAGCTCTTTGGCCTTGTTGCTGCGCACGAGTCACTGCCCGTGGCTGTGGGCGTGCTCTTCATCCTCGGACTTGTGTCGGCTGCCTACTCGGCTGCCGGTTCGGCACTCACATCGCTCACCACATCGTTTACGGTCGACATTCTCGATGCATCGGGCATGGAGGAGAGTCGCCTTGCACGTGTGCGCAAATGGGTGCACATCGCGATGTCGGCCACGATGGGCCTTGTAATAGTCGTGTTTTACATGATCAGCGAGGAGGACGCCATAAGCGCCGTCTACACCCTCGCATCCTATACCTACGGCCCCATATTGGGCCTCTTTGTGTTCGGCATGTTCACCAAGCGACCTGTCAATGATCGGCTGGTGCCTGTAGTGTGCATTGCCGCGCCATGTCTTTGTTGGCTGGTGAAGTACTTCTTGAATGAATCGTTTGGCTATGAGATGAGTTTTGAATTGTTGATATTCAACGCTCTGCTCACGGCTGTCGGTCTGTCCCTATTGCCGGGAAAAGCGTCGGTGTCTGACATCGAGGCCGCCCGGGAATCCGTTTCTGCCGAATAG
- a CDS encoding helix-turn-helix transcriptional regulator, producing MARDLFSRYIWLIDTIRRYGSLTRDEINRLWIKSPYSNGEPLPRRTFYTYRNAIEELFKINIECNPSTFEYYIEQSNDHYESVMNWLLNSASIGNLLNDAHDIADSIFLENVPSAREFLSITVDSLKERRPMKFNYHPYTRLNPTRDIVLEPYFLKIFKQRWYVTGRNVKEDVIKTYALDRMSEATLLPSVYEIPEDFDAEAYFRDSYGIIFDEGEVKHVAVRTDSRQAKYFRSVPLHASQQEVLHDSYSIFYFKIKITPDFVQELLSYGPKVTVLSPPELRAIMINNLREALAQY from the coding sequence ATGGCACGAGATTTATTTAGCAGGTATATATGGCTTATCGACACCATACGCCGATATGGGTCGTTGACTCGTGATGAAATCAATCGGCTGTGGATAAAGTCGCCTTACTCCAACGGCGAGCCTCTTCCACGGCGCACATTCTACACCTATCGCAATGCAATCGAGGAACTTTTTAAGATAAACATCGAGTGTAACCCGTCGACATTCGAGTACTATATCGAGCAGAGCAACGATCACTACGAGAGTGTCATGAACTGGTTGCTCAACTCGGCCTCCATCGGCAATCTGTTGAATGACGCACATGACATTGCCGATTCCATTTTCCTTGAAAACGTTCCGTCGGCGCGTGAATTCCTGTCGATTACCGTCGATTCACTGAAGGAGCGTCGTCCTATGAAGTTCAACTACCACCCCTATACACGCCTCAATCCTACGCGTGACATAGTGCTCGAACCCTACTTCCTGAAGATATTCAAGCAGCGATGGTATGTGACGGGCCGAAACGTGAAGGAGGATGTCATAAAGACCTACGCGCTCGACCGCATGAGCGAGGCCACGCTGTTGCCGTCGGTATATGAGATACCCGAGGACTTCGATGCCGAGGCCTACTTCCGCGACAGCTACGGAATCATATTTGACGAGGGCGAGGTAAAGCACGTGGCTGTGCGTACCGATTCACGGCAGGCCAAGTATTTCCGTTCGGTGCCGTTGCATGCGTCACAGCAGGAAGTGCTGCACGACTCCTATTCGATATTTTATTTCAAGATCAAGATCACTCCCGATTTTGTCCAGGAGCTGCTCTCCTACGGTCCCAAGGTGACGGTGTTGAGTCCCCCCGAGCTACGCGCCATAATGATCAACAACCTGCGCGAGGCGTTGGCGCAATATTAA